A region from the Benincasa hispida cultivar B227 chromosome 10, ASM972705v1, whole genome shotgun sequence genome encodes:
- the LOC120088384 gene encoding pheophytinase, chloroplastic isoform X2 has translation MVLEQTGLHHSIFASHTTNHSDHWRKNIPVLAESHRVYALDLIGYGYSDKPNPDVVGENFYTFETWASQLNDFCVDVVQDEAFFICNSIGGVVGLQAAVMKPQICKGIVLLNISLRMLHIKKQPWYGKPLIRSFQNLLRNTALGKYFFRTVATPESVKNILCQCYHDTSQVTDELVQIILNPGLQPGAADIFLEFICYSGGPLPEELLPRVKCPVLIGWGDKDPWEPIELGRDYGNFESVEDFVVLPNVGHCPQDEAPHLVNPLVESFVSRHAST, from the exons ATGGTTTTGGAGCAAACAGGTCTACACCATTCAATTTTTGCTTCTCATACCACTAACCATAG TGACCATTGGAGGAAAAATATACCTGTCCTTGCTGAATCACATAGAGTTTATGCTCTTGATCTTATTGGTTATGGATATTCAGACAAGCCAAACCCAGATGTAGTTGGAGAAAACTTTTATACGTTTGAGACATGGGCTTCCCAGCTGAATGATTTTTGTGTTGACGTGGTTCAGGATGAAGCATTTTTTATCTGCAATTCTATAGGGG GAGTAGTTGGTCTGCAGGCAGCTGTTATGAAACCGCAGATCTGTAAAGGTATTGTTCTTCTAAACATATCTTTACGTATGCTTCATATTAAGAAGCAGCCTTGGTATGGGAAGCCATTGATCAGATCCTTTCAGAATTTGCTGAG AAATACTGCtctaggaaaatatttttttagaactGTTGCAACCCCCGAGTCTGTGAAGAATATTCTCTGCCAG TGTTACCATGACACCTCCCAAGTTACAGATGAACTAGTGCAAATTATCCTAAATCCCGGATTACAGCCGGGTGCTGCTGATATCTTTCTGGAGTTTATTTGTTACTCAGGCGGGCCCCTTCCTGAAGAGCTTTTGCCGAGGGTGAAG TGTCCTGTATTGATAGGATGGGGTGACAAAGATCCGTGGGAGCCAATTGAGCTGGGAAGAgattatggaaatttcgaatcCGTGGAAGATTTTGTTGTCCTTCCCAATGTTGGACACTGCCCTCAG GACGAGGCACCTCATCTAGTGAACCCGCTCGTTGAGTCCTTTGTGTCGCGCCATGCTAGCACATAA
- the LOC120088384 gene encoding pheophytinase, chloroplastic isoform X1, producing the protein MASTCSFSLPFSSAKLSTRTLPSPLTSTHPFSQRLGFPLSKPNAAVSYSQLGAQFGDQGLQISSDNIRSKLPLRSCIWKWRGYSIRYQCSGDDGPALILIHGFGANSDHWRKNIPVLAESHRVYALDLIGYGYSDKPNPDVVGENFYTFETWASQLNDFCVDVVQDEAFFICNSIGGVVGLQAAVMKPQICKGIVLLNISLRMLHIKKQPWYGKPLIRSFQNLLRNTALGKYFFRTVATPESVKNILCQCYHDTSQVTDELVQIILNPGLQPGAADIFLEFICYSGGPLPEELLPRVKCPVLIGWGDKDPWEPIELGRDYGNFESVEDFVVLPNVGHCPQDEAPHLVNPLVESFVSRHAST; encoded by the exons ATGGCCAGCACCTGCTCTTTCTCTTTGCCCTTCTCCTCCGCGAAGCTAAGCACCAGGACTCTACCATCTCCACTCACTTCCACCCATCCCTTTTCTCAACGACTTGGGTTCCCCCTCAGTAAGCCAAATGCCGCCGTCTCATATTCTCAATTAGGCGCTCAATTCGGTGACCAAGGCCTGCAGATCTCGTCGGACAATATCCGCTCCAAACTCCCACTTCGTAGCTG CATTTGGAAGTGGAGGGGTTACTCTATTCGCTACCAATGTTCAGGAGATGATGGCCCTGCATTGATACTGATTCATGGTTTTGGAGCAAACAG TGACCATTGGAGGAAAAATATACCTGTCCTTGCTGAATCACATAGAGTTTATGCTCTTGATCTTATTGGTTATGGATATTCAGACAAGCCAAACCCAGATGTAGTTGGAGAAAACTTTTATACGTTTGAGACATGGGCTTCCCAGCTGAATGATTTTTGTGTTGACGTGGTTCAGGATGAAGCATTTTTTATCTGCAATTCTATAGGGG GAGTAGTTGGTCTGCAGGCAGCTGTTATGAAACCGCAGATCTGTAAAGGTATTGTTCTTCTAAACATATCTTTACGTATGCTTCATATTAAGAAGCAGCCTTGGTATGGGAAGCCATTGATCAGATCCTTTCAGAATTTGCTGAG AAATACTGCtctaggaaaatatttttttagaactGTTGCAACCCCCGAGTCTGTGAAGAATATTCTCTGCCAG TGTTACCATGACACCTCCCAAGTTACAGATGAACTAGTGCAAATTATCCTAAATCCCGGATTACAGCCGGGTGCTGCTGATATCTTTCTGGAGTTTATTTGTTACTCAGGCGGGCCCCTTCCTGAAGAGCTTTTGCCGAGGGTGAAG TGTCCTGTATTGATAGGATGGGGTGACAAAGATCCGTGGGAGCCAATTGAGCTGGGAAGAgattatggaaatttcgaatcCGTGGAAGATTTTGTTGTCCTTCCCAATGTTGGACACTGCCCTCAG GACGAGGCACCTCATCTAGTGAACCCGCTCGTTGAGTCCTTTGTGTCGCGCCATGCTAGCACATAA
- the LOC120088383 gene encoding indole-3-acetaldehyde oxidase-like: MENHPLVFAVNQQRFVLSTVDPSTNLLHFLRHHTPFKSVKLGCGEGGCGACVVLLSKYDPVLDKLQHFTVSSCLTLLCSIHGCSVTTSEGIGNCKDGFHSIHQRFAGFHASQCGFCTPGMCVSLFSALLDAENTNRPEPSSGFSKLTVSEAEKAISGNLCRCTGYRPIADACKSFASDVDIEDLGLNSFWQNGCAVEERSCKFPLYEQNGSSCLFPEFLRKEIMSIPFVDSKGCSWLNPVSIKDLNRLLECEESSTITKTKIVVGNTEIGYYKDFEHVERYINLKHIPELSVIKMDSTGVEIGATVTIAKAIEALKSNNHEPSSIGEMVFYKIAVHMEKIASKFVRNTASIGGNLMMAQRKGFPSDISTILLAAGSMISISTGSSEEVIILDEFLKRPPLGPRCVLLSVKIPNWDSIRDIYANDTYVVFDTYRASPRPLGNALPYLNAAFLAAISPCKDSNGIILNSCHLAFGAYGTKHAIRARKIEEFLAGKVIDYNVIYEAVSLIGATIVPEKSTSSPAYRTSLAVGFLFEFLYSLVRGDVAIKSNYLNGCRNASSTLPDRFISNKNLFGYNKTADLLSSGKQAMELSLEYHPVGDTVIKSGAAIQASGEAIYVDDIPSPTNCLYGAFIYSTKPLAQVKGFTFPPKSQPEGVIAVISTGDIPVGGYNIGARTMFGDEILFADKLTECAGQPLAFVVADTQKHADAAANFTVVNYDTDNLEAPILSVEDAVKRSCFFEVPSVLLPEQVGDISKGMAEADHHINAAQIRLGSQYHFYMETHCALAIPDEDNCMVVYSSNQWPSNIHSVIAKCLGIPEHNVRVITRRVGGGFGGKGTRSMVVATACALAAHKLRRPVRIYLNRKTDMIMAGGRHPMKITYNVGFKSNGKITGLQLDILIDAGMSTDVSPIIPHNIVNALKKYDWGALSFDIKLCKTNYSSKCAMRAPGEAQGSFIAEAVIEHVASTLRMDVDTIRKVNLHTFVSISKFYKNPGEPEGYTLPSIWDRLATSSCLKKRVEMVDEFNSYNIWKKRGLSRIPVVHGVRARPTPGKVSILTDASVVVEVGGIEIGQGLWTKVRQMVAYALSSIGCDGTDDLLEKVRVVQSDTVALIQGGGTFGSTTSESSCEAVRLCCNILLERLTPLKKRLQDNGSLKWDVLISQANLQAVNLSVNSLYVPDFVSSSYLNYGAAVSEVEVDLLTGETTILRSDILYDCGQSLNPAVDLGQIEGAFVQGIGFYMSEEYLTNPDGLVITDSTWTYKIPTIDTIPKQLNVEILNSGHHKNRILSSKASGEPPLLLAASVHCATRAAIKEARKQIRGWRHQDESEFDYAVQLEVPATMAVVKELCGLDCVENYLKWINESRSTVSVS; the protein is encoded by the exons ATGGAGAATCATCCACTGGTTTTTGCAGTTAATCAGCAGAGATTTGTTCTCTCCACCGTTGACCCTTCCACTAATTTGCTTCATTTCCTGCGCCACCATACTCCTTTCAAGAGTGTCAAGCTTGGCTGTGGTGAAGGCGGTTGTGGTGCTTGTGTTGTTCTATTGTCAAAGTATGATCCTGTGTTAGACAAGCTCCAACATTTTACAGTAAGTTCCTGCCTCACCTTGCTTTGTAGTATACATGGTTGTTCAGTTACAACCAGTGAAGGTATTGGAAATTGCAAAGATGGTTTTCACTCCATTCATCAAAGGTTTGCTGGCTTTCATGCTTCCCAGTGTGGCTTTTGTACCCCTGGAATGTGTGTTTCACTTTTTTCTGCTCTTCTGGATGCTGAAAACACTAATCGACCCGAACCCTCGTCGGGATTCTCGAAACTTACTGTTTCTGAAGCTGAAAAGGCTATTTCTGGAAACCTCTGTCGCTGTACAGGGTATAGGCCAATTGCTGATGCCTGTAAGAGTTTTGCTTCTGATGTTGATATTGAGGATCTAGGGTTAAACTCATTCTGGCAAAATGGCTGTGCTGTGGAAGAGAGATCTTGTAAATTTCCACTTTATGAACAAAATGGTAGCTCGTGCTTGTTTCCTGAATTCTTAAGAAAGGAAATAATGTCTATCCCTTTTGTGGACTCCAAGGGATGTTCCTGGCTTAATCCGGTTAGTATCAAGGATCTTAACAGACTACTTGAATGTGAAGAATCTAGTACTATAACCAAAACGAAGATAGTCGTTGGCAACACAGAAATCGGGTATTACAAAGATTTTGAACATGTTGAGAGATATATTAATCTTAAACATATCCCTGAGCTGTCAGTTATCAAGATGGATTCAACAGGAGTGGAGATTGGTGCAACGGTAACAATTGCAAAAGCCATTGAGGCTTTGAAAAGTAATAACCATGAGCCATCCTCAATAGGTGAGATGGTGTTCTATAAAATAGCGGTCCACATGGAGAAAATTGCTTCTAAGTTTGTACGAAATACTGCAAGCATTGGAGGAAATTTAATGATGGCGCAAAGAAAAGGATTTCCTTCAGATATTTCAACAATACTTCTTGCTGCAGGATCCATGATAAGTATTTCGACTGGTTCTAGCGAAGAAGTGATTATATTGGATGAGTTTCTCAAGAGACCTCCATTGGGTCCTAGATGTGTACTTTTAAGTGTTAAGATCCCAAATTGGGATTCAATTAGAGACATTTATGCAAATGATACGTATGTAGTTTTTGATACTTATAGAGCTTCGCCTCGGCCCCTCGGAAATGCACTGCCATACCTAAATGCTGCTTTCTTAGCTGCAATCTCCCCATGCAAAGATTCCAATGGTATCATATTAAATAGTTGTCATCTGGCATTTGGAGCTTATGGGACCAAGCATGCAATTAGAGCCAGAAAGATTGAAGAATTTCTTGCTGGAAAAGTTATTGATTATAATGTCATATATGAAGCTGTCTCATTGATTGGAGCCACCATAGTTCCTGAAAAGAGCACTTCCTCTCCTGCTTACAGGACAAGCTTAGCAGTTGGCTTTCTTTTTGAGTTCTTATACTCCTTGGTTCGTGGCGATGTTGCAATCAAGAGCAATTACCTCAATGGATGCAGGAATGCCTCGTCAACCCTACCCGACAGATTTATTTCAAACAAAAACCTATTTGGTTATAATAAAACTGCAGATCTATTATCATCTGGAAAGCAGGCAATGGAATTAAGTTTAGAATATCATCCAGTTGGAGATACCGTTATAAAATCTGGAGCTGCTATTCAAGCTTCAG GTGAAGCAatctatgtggatgatattcctTCGCCAACAAATTGCCTATATGGAGCATTCATATATAGCACAAAGCCTTTGGCACAGGTAAAAGGGTTTACTTTTCCTCCCAAATCACAACCAGAGGGAGTTATTGCTGTTATTTCTACTGGAGATATTCCTGTAGGTGGTTACAACATTGGAGCAAGAACCATGTTTGGTGATGAAATTCTATTTGCAGATAAGTTGACAGAGTGTGCTGGTCAGCCACTTGCCTTTGTG GTAGCAGATACACAGAAACATGCAGATGCGGCTGCAAACTTTACAGTAGTGAATTACGACACAGATAATTTGGAAGCACCTATTCTTTCTGTAGAAGATGCTGTTAAGAGGTCATGCTTCTTCGAGGTCCCTTCAGTTTTGCTTCCGGAACAGGTTGGTGATATATCAAAAGGAATGGCTGAAGCAGATCACCATATTAATGCTGCTCAG ATCAGACTTGGATCACAATATCATTTTTATATGGAGACGCATTGTGCACTTGCCATTCCAGATGAAGATAACTGCATGGTGGTCTACAGTTCAAATCAATGGCCATCTAATATTCATTCTGTAATTGCAAAATGTCTCGGCATTCCTGAACATAATGTCCGTGTAATTACCAGAAGGGTTGGAGGAGGCTTTGGTGGAAAGGGCACAAGATCTATGGTT GTTGCTACAGCATGTGCACTTGCAGCTCACAAGTTACGCCGTCCTGTCAGGATTTACCTTAATCGGAAGACTGACATGATAATGGCAGGAGGGAGACATCCAATGAAAATAACTTACAATGTAGGCTTCAAATCTAATGGTAAAATTACAGGGTTGCAATTAGATATATTGATTGATGCAGGTATGAGTACTGATGTAAGTCCAATAATACCACACAACATCGTCAATGCACTTAAGAAGTATGATTGGGGTGCTTTATCTTTTGATATAAAATTATGCAAGACAAACTATTCAAGCAAATGCGCAATGCGAGCCCCTGGAGAGGCACAAGGATCCTTTATTGCTGAGGCGGTAATTGAACATGTGGCATCTACCCTTCGCATGGATGTGGATACTATTCGAAAAGTAAACCTGCATACATTTGTGAGCATCAGCAAATTCTACAAGAATCCAGGTGAACCTGAAGGGTACACTTTACCTTCAATTTGGGATAGGTTAGCCACATCTTCATGCTTAAAAAAAAGGGTTGAAATGGTAGATGAATTTAATAGCTACAACATATGGAAAAAAAGAGGTCTTTCTCGAATTCCAGTTGTGCACGGAGTAAGAGCGAGGCCAACTCCTGGGAAAGTGAGCATTCTAACTGATGCTTCTGTTGTTGTGGAAGTTGGAGGCATTGAAATTGGGCAGGGGCTGTGGACAAAAGTGAGACAGATGGTTGCATATGCTCTTAGCTCAATTGGATGTGATGGAACTGATGACCTTTTGGAAaaggtgagagtggttcaatCTGATACCGTTGCCTTAATACAAGGAGGGGGTACATTTGGAAGTACTACCTCCGAGTCGAGCTGTGAGGCTGTTAGACTTTGCTGCAATATACTGCTAGAGAGACTAACACCTCTCAAGAAAAGGCTGCAGGATAACGGTTCCCTCAAATGGGATGTGCTCATAAGTCAG GCAAACTTGCAAGCAGTCAATTTGTCTGTAAATTCTTTGTATGTCCCTGACTTTGTTTCAAGTAGCTACTTAAACTATGGAGCTGCAGTGAGTGAG GTGGAAGTTGATCTTCTCACTGGAGAAACCACAATTTTGCGTTCAGATATTCTCTATGATTGTGGACAAAGCCTCAATCCTGCTGTAGATTTGGGACAG ATTGAAGGAGCATTTGTGCAAGGAATTGGATTTTATATGTCAGAAGAATACTTGACAAATCCTGATGGACTAGTGATTACTGATAGCACATGGACTTACAAAATTCCTACAATTGACACCATACCAAAACAGTTGAATGTGGAAATTTTAAATTCTGGACATCATAAAAATCGCATTCTCTCTTCAAAAG CTTCAGGAGAACCACCATTGCTTCTAGCTGCATCAGTTCATTGTGCAACACGAGCGGCTATTAAAGAGGCACGAAAACAGATACGTGGATGGCGCCATCAAGATGAGTCTGAATTTGATTACGCAGTACAGCTAGAAGTTCCTGCTACCATGGCTGTTGTTAAAGAGCTCTGTGGGCTAGACTGTGTGGAAAATTACCTGAAATGGATCAACGAATCGAGAAGCACTGTGAGTGTAAGCTAA